DNA sequence from the Alkaliphilus metalliredigens QYMF genome:
CCTCACTAAAAAAGGCAGTATGAGAAAATTCTTCATACTACCCACTCATATTTATAATCTAAAATATGTCAATTAACCAATCGAAAGAACCGTCCCCCAGATTCACCCCAGATTCATGCTTCAAAAGCTATCACAGAGGATAATAATTTCTTAGCATATTCATTTTCAGTTCTCGCTAGTTCTGTTATAGGCAACCTTTCTTCTATCTTACCTTTATATAGAAACAGTACCTTGTCACATAAACTGGCCACGGCCTGAAGATCATGGGCTATAAACAAATAGGTAAGATTTAAATCAGTCTTAAGCTCTTTTAATAAATCTAATATCTGAGCTTGTATTGAGACATCTAGAGAGCTTATGGCTTCATCCAAAATAACAAATCTTGGCTTGGTAGAAATTGCTCTAGCAATACACACCCTCTGTAATTGTCCTCCACTTAGTTCATGGGGGTATCTATTCAAAAACTGCGATGACAGATTTACTCTATCTAACAGTTGCGTTGCTTTGGTTTTTATATGCTCTTGCTTGCCTCTTATCATCATAGGCTCTGTAATAACTTGTTCTACAGTAAATCGTGGATTTACAGATGAAGTATAGTCTTGAAACACCACACTTATTTGACCTTGGTTCTTCTTTTTCCATACTTGTATACTTTCATCCTCTAAAGTAATCAGCCCTTTATCTGGTTTCTCTAAATCCATGATCAATCTAGACAACGTACTTTTACCGCTACCACTTTCTCCAATCAAGCCAACGCACTCACCTTCTTCAATTTCAAAACTAATTCCAGAAAGAACTTGTATTTGATCTTTTCTAAATAGGCTCCCTGCCTTTGAATAACTTTTATATACATTTTGAACTTTTAACATTTATAACTTTAACCTCCTCCCTATTCATAATTTTGTGAAAAGGCTGTGAAAGAGCAATGCGAGTTTCTACTAAATAGCGAGTATAATCATTTTTAGGTTCTTTAAAAATCTGATTTGCATCTCCGTACTCTACACAAGCACCACCCTTCATCACCAATACTTTTTGTGCTAACCTCTGCACAACACCTAAATCATGGGATATAAATAAGATCGCAGTGCCGGTTATACTTTGTAATAGTTCAAACTGTTCTACCACATCACGCTGATTGATAGAGTCTAAAGCAGTGGTAGGCTCATCGGCTATAATAATATCTGGCTTCATAACCATAGCAATCGCAATCATACTCCTTTGGAGCATGCCACCTGATAACTGATGAGGATATTTTTTCAGTACATCTTTTGCATCATAAATACTCATCTTATTCATAGCTTCTATCCCCATTGCCCTTGCATCCTTCTTTGACACCTTTAAATTCTCACAAAGGGTCTCTTCTATTTGATAACCTATAGTATAGAGAGGATCAAAAGCTGTCATTGCATCTTGTAGAATCATTGAAATGTTTTTACCTCTGATCTTTCGCATGGCACCAGAATCATTTCTTTTGATTTCTTTTCCATGAAGGAAAACAGTTCCCGTTACTTCCAGCCAAGGATTGGTCAAATTTAATATGGCCTTGCATGTCATAGACTTACCACTACCGCTTTCCCCCACAATGGCAAGACAGCTATCGGGTTCAAGAGAAAAGTTCAGATTGTGAAGGATTCTTTCCCCGTTACGCAAATCAACTACAGACAGATTCTCCACTTTCAACAAACTCATTGTTTTTCACCCTCCTATCCATATGTTTAGGATCCATAATATCCCTCACTTTATCTCCAATAAAATTAAAAGCCGCCACCACCGCTAATATAGCGATACCAGGAGGAATCATTTTTGTGGGATGTGTAATCATAATGTTTTTGGCCTCGTTCAGCATCATGCCCCATTCCGGAGTTGGTGCCTGCACCCCTAGCCCTAAGAAAGATAATGCAGAAACACTCAATATAACTGCTCCTGTATCTAAAGAGGCTAATACCACGATTTCACCTAGAGACCCCGGTAACAAATGGTTTTTCATAATATGAAAGGGACTCCCACCCACTACCTTAGCAAAAGAAATATAGTTTTTATCCATATACTGTATCACAATGGATCTTATCATCCGAGTATACCAAGCCCACTTGGCAATAATATTAGCTATAACGATATTACCCAGTCCAGGCCCTAGCATTCCTACGATGGCCAGTATCATCACTTCACTAGGAAAAGATAGCATCACATCACATAAACGCATGATGATCTCATCTATCCACCCTCTAAAGTACCCTGACACAAACCCCAATATTGTTCCAATAGAAATAGTGGCCAGCGTCGTCCAAATAGACATCCACACTGTAGTACGGATCCCATAGAGTAGCCGAGAGAAAATGCATCTCCCAAGCTGATCTGTACCAAAGGGATATTGTAGACTGATACCAGAAAGCTTTTCTGTAATATTTGTTTCCACAGGATCATTGGGAGCAGCTACCGGTGCTATAACTCCCAACAGAATAATCGTCACAAGGAAAAACAAACATACCCCCGCAAGCTTATCTGATTTAATTTTTTTCCAAATATACATACTATGTTGTCCTCCTTATCCTAGGATCTAAGGATGCACTAATAATATCTACAATTAGATTACATACCACAAACAATAGAGCCATCATAACAATATAGGCTTGAATGATAGGATAATCTCGATTAAATATAGCACTAACACACAATCTTCCAATTCCCGGCCATGCAAAAATGTTTTCTACAATTACAGTTCCAGCTATAAGTTTAGGAATTGACATCCCTAGTGCCGTAATAGAGGATTGGATTGAATTTCTAAATATATGTTTCGTGACAGCCCAATTCTTTAAACCCCTTATACGGGTATACAGTACATAATTCTCATTTTTATTTTGTATCATGTTATTTCGAATCAATCGCGTATAGATGGAAATATAGCTTAAGGATAATGTAGCTGCCGGCAAAATCACTGAGCTAAAACCACTCATCCCACTGGTAGGGAACAAGTCCAATTTTACAGCAAACAACCACATTAGTAGTAGCCCCACCCAGAAGTTAGGCATTGCCGTCCCAACAAATATGATTCCTCGTATTATTTTATCTCCTATAGAGTCTTCAAATATAGCGCATAAAATCCCTGCCACAATACTAATTCCCAAAATCATGATCAGTGCTATTGCTGCCAAATATAGTGTAGCAGGTAATGCGCTTAGCATTTCATCTGAAACTGACTTGTTATTTATATAACTATTTCCAAAGTCAAAGCGAAGACTATTTCCCAACCAAATAATATACCTTTCAAAAAAAGGTTTGTCTAAACCTAACTCTTCCCGCATGGCTGCTACAGCTTCATCGGTAGGGGTAATTTCATTGACCCTTAGGGCAACTTCTGCCGGGTCACTGGTGTTTAAATTAATTAGCAAAAACGAAATGAAGGTTATTCCTATTAATATCGGTATAATAAATAATATTCGGCGAATTATATAATTTCTCATTGATTGCCCCCCTTACTAATTCAGATCTAAACATCATCTTTTACATAGGATTCCTTACCTAGTAAGGAATCCTATGTTTAGCTTTATTGCTGAAAATACATGTTTTCAAAAGGTATCTCATATTGGGATGTATTAAAACCAACACCTCTTAATGAAGGTTCATATACCGCTTTTGTTCTAGAATAAGTTAGTGGTATGTATACACTGGCATCGTGGATATAAGTTAGTATCTCATTGTACATTTCCTGTCGTGTATTTTCGTCGGTTTCTATCATAACATTTCCAATCATTTCATCTAGCCACGCTTTTTTTTCAAGTCCTACTTGAGCCTGATAGTCACCATGGGCTGGGATTCTCCATGAAGATACGTAGGATTGAGGGTCGTAGGGAATACCCCAAGATAAGGAATATTGAAGGTCAAAATCTCCTGTTTTTTGTCGATCTAAGAAGGCTTGTTTTTCTTCACCAACTATTTTCAAGTTTACACCTGCATTTTTTAAATTATCTTGCATATACTCACTGATCATACGTTCTTGACTATTATCGGAATTGTAATAAATAGTGATTTCCATTTTAGCACCATCCTTGTACCGATAACCATCATTACCTAAAGTCCAACCGGCTGCATCTAAAAGTTTTGATGCCTTATCTATATCATAGGACCTTTTTTCCAAGTCTACATTGCAATAGGCAACAGTAGGAGACAGTACGGTATCTGCTACGGATTCCGAACCATTAAGTATACCCTCGGCGATGCCTTCTTTATCTATGGCGTATTGCAAGGCTTCTCTTACCTTGATATCTCCTGTAATCTCTTTATTTGAATTTAATAGGATGGCCCTAGAAGCTATGGGCTCACTCATTACAGTAACATATTTCCCCCTATCTTCTAAAGCCTTAAAGGAATCTAAATCAACCATGTCTCCATCAGCTCCAAATAATAGGTCAATCTCTCCCTTTTCAAGGGCAAGAAGTATGGTTTGATGATCCGGCATAACTTGCCATTTAACGGCATTAAGCTTTGCTTTTTCACCCCAGTAGGATTCATTGGCAGTAAATATTGCATACTGATTTTCTTTATGCTCACTAAGCACCCAAGGACCTGTTCCAATGTAACCATTTACTCCTTCTTTCGTGTTGCCATCAATAAAGGAGTTAGGCGATATAAATCTAAAGGGTCTCGTTAATGCCAATTCGCTAAGGGTAGGATAATAAGCATTTTTTAGGACTAAATCAATGGTAAAGTCATCTATAATATCCACATGATCGATTTGATTTACTAGCTCTAACCATGCATGTCTTTCGAAATTATTCATGACGGCATCGATATTCATCTTAGCTGCTGCTGCATTGAACACCTCTCCGTCAGTAAATTTCACATCTTCCCTCAATTTGAAGGTATAGGTCTTCCCA
Encoded proteins:
- a CDS encoding ABC transporter ATP-binding protein; translated protein: MLKVQNVYKSYSKAGSLFRKDQIQVLSGISFEIEEGECVGLIGESGSGKSTLSRLIMDLEKPDKGLITLEDESIQVWKKKNQGQISVVFQDYTSSVNPRFTVEQVITEPMMIRGKQEHIKTKATQLLDRVNLSSQFLNRYPHELSGGQLQRVCIARAISTKPRFVILDEAISSLDVSIQAQILDLLKELKTDLNLTYLFIAHDLQAVASLCDKVLFLYKGKIEERLPITELARTENEYAKKLLSSVIAFEA
- a CDS encoding ABC transporter ATP-binding protein yields the protein MSLLKVENLSVVDLRNGERILHNLNFSLEPDSCLAIVGESGSGKSMTCKAILNLTNPWLEVTGTVFLHGKEIKRNDSGAMRKIRGKNISMILQDAMTAFDPLYTIGYQIEETLCENLKVSKKDARAMGIEAMNKMSIYDAKDVLKKYPHQLSGGMLQRSMIAIAMVMKPDIIIADEPTTALDSINQRDVVEQFELLQSITGTAILFISHDLGVVQRLAQKVLVMKGGACVEYGDANQIFKEPKNDYTRYLVETRIALSQPFHKIMNREEVKVINVKSSKCI
- the opp1C gene encoding nickel/cobalt ABC transporter permease — protein: MYIWKKIKSDKLAGVCLFFLVTIILLGVIAPVAAPNDPVETNITEKLSGISLQYPFGTDQLGRCIFSRLLYGIRTTVWMSIWTTLATISIGTILGFVSGYFRGWIDEIIMRLCDVMLSFPSEVMILAIVGMLGPGLGNIVIANIIAKWAWYTRMIRSIVIQYMDKNYISFAKVVGGSPFHIMKNHLLPGSLGEIVVLASLDTGAVILSVSALSFLGLGVQAPTPEWGMMLNEAKNIMITHPTKMIPPGIAILAVVAAFNFIGDKVRDIMDPKHMDRRVKNNEFVESGESVCS
- the opp1B gene encoding nickel/cobalt ABC transporter permease is translated as MRNYIIRRILFIIPILIGITFISFLLINLNTSDPAEVALRVNEITPTDEAVAAMREELGLDKPFFERYIIWLGNSLRFDFGNSYINNKSVSDEMLSALPATLYLAAIALIMILGISIVAGILCAIFEDSIGDKIIRGIIFVGTAMPNFWVGLLLMWLFAVKLDLFPTSGMSGFSSVILPAATLSLSYISIYTRLIRNNMIQNKNENYVLYTRIRGLKNWAVTKHIFRNSIQSSITALGMSIPKLIAGTVIVENIFAWPGIGRLCVSAIFNRDYPIIQAYIVMMALLFVVCNLIVDIISASLDPRIRRTT
- the nikA gene encoding nickel ABC transporter substrate-binding protein, which produces MKCNKIVVMILVLALSFSMVGCNTATTQASGDIGEEKTQLVYASTKDIRDINPHTYSGEMAAQNMVFESLVINTDEGVKPWLAENWEISEDGKTYTFKLREDVKFTDGEVFNAAAAKMNIDAVMNNFERHAWLELVNQIDHVDIIDDFTIDLVLKNAYYPTLSELALTRPFRFISPNSFIDGNTKEGVNGYIGTGPWVLSEHKENQYAIFTANESYWGEKAKLNAVKWQVMPDHQTILLALEKGEIDLLFGADGDMVDLDSFKALEDRGKYVTVMSEPIASRAILLNSNKEITGDIKVREALQYAIDKEGIAEGILNGSESVADTVLSPTVAYCNVDLEKRSYDIDKASKLLDAAGWTLGNDGYRYKDGAKMEITIYYNSDNSQERMISEYMQDNLKNAGVNLKIVGEEKQAFLDRQKTGDFDLQYSLSWGIPYDPQSYVSSWRIPAHGDYQAQVGLEKKAWLDEMIGNVMIETDENTRQEMYNEILTYIHDASVYIPLTYSRTKAVYEPSLRGVGFNTSQYEIPFENMYFQQ